ACAAGGAGTTTGCCAAGCGTGCCAAGGAAGCGCACACCTTCACGATCGTGGGCGGCGAAAATTACGGCCAGGGCAGTTCGCGCGAACACGCAGCGCTGGCGCCGATGTATCTCGGTTTGCAGTTCGTCATTGCCAAGAACTTTGCGCGCATCCACAAGACGAATTTGGTGAATTTCGGGATTCTGCCTTTGACCTTCGTGAATCCGGCGGATTACGACAAGATCAAGCAGGAGGACATGCTGGAGATTGCGGATGTCACCGCGGGCCTGAAGTCATCCGGCAATCGTCTGAACGTGACCAACGTGACGCAAGGCAATAGCTTTGAGGTGCAGTTCGATCTGTCACCGCGCCAGGTCAAGATCCTGTTGGCCGGCGGGCTGTTGAATTTCACCAAGGCGGGGAGTAACTGAGGTTCGGTCGAGCGAATCTCTGGTCAATAATGAAGCGCGGTCAGGAATCCTTTCCTGACCGCGCGGGGCAAAGGCAGCCTCGTTCACATGAATGGGAGTTGATTAATCGCAATCCGTAACTGGATCTGAGACAAACTGGATTTTGACACCAGGAGGAAGATCTGCGTGAAGGCTCAAGCCCAAGAGCCGCCGAAGACAAGTGTCAGGCAAGCATTGCAGCTGG
The Candidatus Zixiibacteriota bacterium genome window above contains:
- a CDS encoding aconitate hydratase (Catalyzes the conversion of citrate to isocitrate); amino-acid sequence: KEFAKRAKEAHTFTIVGGENYGQGSSREHAALAPMYLGLQFVIAKNFARIHKTNLVNFGILPLTFVNPADYDKIKQEDMLEIADVTAGLKSSGNRLNVTNVTQGNSFEVQFDLSPRQVKILLAGGLLNFTKAGSN